One window from the genome of Gimesia aquarii encodes:
- a CDS encoding efflux RND transporter permease subunit, with amino-acid sequence MISTFFYRNPRLLIMALVLVVASGVAAFYNSPRLEDPVLSRRVAVVSISYPGADTDRVDSLVTTKIEQAIRSIAEIKTIQSRSRPGVSLIKVELRDSVSNIPEVWSRVRDKIEQAKSDLPAQALSPEIRIAEMKSYAAMVALSAKSGGPADAFTLRRIAIDLQARIDRLAGTETTRIFGDPGEEAVVEVDLDKLASTGLTVGALGQQIEQSQPRFPAGTLKQNQIERPITYGDKFDSLAGLKETLIKPGSGGESVKLSDLANVSIQTEANPINATLIDGQEAIVICAYVRDDYRVDLWSDRLDRLLLGLKKQLPKNVELSVIFSQRPFVALRMQELLSNLLLGMIAVMIVIIVMMDWRSATVIGLALPLTALIVLAGLRILKIPIHQMSITGIVIALGLLIDNAIVMVDECRQRMHSGLPISTAIAQAVHHLAMPLLCSTLTTTLAFLPIAMLPGPPGEFVGTIAVSVILAINASLLLALTIVPALLGMISRKTDQNAEHAKQVTGLSIPLFSKMYQRSISIVCQHPLLGLLVGIGLPVLGFVQTSQLPEQFFPASDRNQIQIEVELPVGTSQEQTRNVITSLNELIRNEPGVRHTNWFMGESAPSFYYNIVPRRQHATYYGQAFIDLEPGMNTPRFVRDLQTKLTQSNRDARILVRQLEQGPPVDAPIEILLKGPDLRVLEQLGSELRKILSETPDVIYTRSDLGEVTTSLELDFDKDKLNAAGLTQSDIASQLYTALEGFKAGTIRHREFEIPVIVRITDAEEMDLDELQGLIIQPTGPRMNARGEIMDSEGPPLSAVSDFQLDADISTITRINGEYTNELKAYITAGKLPAVVLADFRSRLKQSSFKLPLGYTIDFAGETAARNEAVTNLIADAVILISLMVSILVISFRSFRIAFIIASVAGLAVGLGPAALWYFGYPFGFMAILGTMGLMGLAVNDSIVVMAGIRADPDASRGDVAAIVNVVNGCTRHVLSTTFTTIAGFLPLILSGGDFWPPLAITIAGGVGGATLLALYFVPAAYVLMKFRNR; translated from the coding sequence ATGATTTCGACATTCTTTTATCGAAATCCACGGCTGTTGATTATGGCCTTGGTTTTAGTGGTTGCTTCTGGTGTAGCTGCTTTTTATAACTCACCTCGACTCGAAGATCCCGTGCTCTCCAGGCGTGTGGCGGTCGTGAGCATCAGCTATCCGGGAGCGGATACGGATCGTGTTGATTCATTAGTAACAACGAAAATCGAGCAGGCAATCCGAAGTATTGCTGAAATTAAAACGATTCAATCTCGATCACGACCTGGTGTCTCATTGATAAAAGTGGAACTTCGGGATTCTGTATCAAATATCCCTGAAGTCTGGTCGCGCGTACGAGATAAAATCGAACAGGCCAAATCTGATTTACCTGCACAAGCACTTTCGCCTGAGATTCGCATCGCTGAAATGAAATCCTATGCTGCGATGGTGGCGTTAAGCGCGAAATCTGGCGGTCCGGCAGATGCCTTCACTCTTAGAAGGATCGCGATTGATTTACAGGCCAGAATTGACCGACTGGCGGGTACGGAAACGACACGTATCTTCGGTGATCCCGGTGAAGAAGCTGTTGTTGAGGTGGACCTTGATAAGCTTGCATCGACGGGGTTGACTGTTGGGGCACTAGGTCAGCAAATTGAACAAAGTCAACCACGATTTCCTGCCGGTACACTCAAGCAAAACCAAATCGAACGTCCTATCACATATGGGGACAAGTTCGATTCATTAGCTGGTTTGAAAGAGACACTGATTAAGCCGGGAAGTGGTGGTGAATCGGTCAAGCTTTCCGATCTGGCTAATGTGTCAATTCAAACCGAAGCGAATCCAATCAATGCGACCTTGATTGATGGACAAGAGGCAATCGTAATATGTGCCTATGTACGTGATGACTATCGGGTTGATCTTTGGTCGGATCGTCTTGATCGCTTATTGCTGGGTTTAAAAAAACAATTACCCAAAAATGTTGAGTTAAGTGTGATCTTTTCTCAGCGACCATTTGTCGCGCTTCGTATGCAGGAACTACTCAGTAATCTATTGCTGGGAATGATTGCTGTCATGATTGTTATCATTGTGATGATGGATTGGCGAAGTGCGACAGTTATTGGATTGGCATTACCGCTGACGGCCTTGATCGTGCTAGCTGGGTTACGGATATTGAAAATTCCAATTCATCAAATGTCGATTACAGGAATTGTGATCGCACTGGGGTTATTGATCGATAACGCGATTGTGATGGTCGATGAATGCCGCCAGCGTATGCACTCCGGTTTGCCAATTTCGACTGCGATCGCGCAAGCTGTGCATCATTTGGCAATGCCATTATTGTGTTCAACACTAACAACGACACTCGCGTTTTTACCGATTGCGATGTTACCCGGTCCACCTGGCGAATTTGTAGGTACGATCGCAGTCAGTGTGATTCTCGCAATCAATGCCTCCTTACTGCTCGCTCTGACTATCGTTCCCGCATTACTTGGGATGATCTCTCGCAAGACTGACCAAAATGCTGAGCATGCAAAGCAGGTGACGGGATTATCAATTCCTTTGTTTTCAAAAATGTATCAACGTTCTATTTCCATTGTCTGCCAACATCCACTACTGGGATTGTTAGTGGGGATTGGGTTGCCAGTGCTGGGGTTTGTACAAACGAGCCAATTGCCCGAACAGTTTTTTCCGGCCTCAGATCGCAATCAGATACAAATTGAGGTCGAATTACCTGTGGGGACCTCACAGGAACAGACACGCAACGTTATCACATCTTTGAACGAACTAATCAGAAACGAACCTGGAGTACGTCATACGAATTGGTTTATGGGAGAAAGTGCTCCCAGTTTTTACTATAACATCGTACCTCGCCGACAGCATGCCACCTACTACGGTCAGGCATTTATTGATCTCGAACCCGGCATGAATACGCCTCGTTTTGTTCGTGACTTGCAAACTAAGTTGACCCAATCGAATCGTGATGCGCGAATTTTGGTCCGTCAACTGGAGCAGGGGCCACCAGTTGATGCCCCGATCGAGATTCTATTAAAAGGACCAGACCTGCGAGTTTTGGAACAACTTGGTTCTGAACTACGAAAAATTTTGAGCGAAACACCTGATGTGATATATACTCGGTCAGATTTGGGAGAAGTGACGACCAGTTTAGAACTCGATTTTGATAAAGACAAGCTGAACGCGGCGGGGCTGACTCAATCCGATATTGCCAGTCAACTTTATACAGCATTAGAAGGCTTCAAAGCAGGAACGATTCGGCATCGTGAGTTTGAAATTCCGGTCATTGTGCGGATTACTGATGCTGAGGAAATGGACCTTGATGAGTTACAGGGTTTAATCATTCAGCCAACAGGACCTCGGATGAATGCACGTGGGGAAATCATGGATTCCGAAGGTCCTCCACTGTCTGCAGTTTCCGACTTTCAACTCGATGCAGACATCTCTACGATCACACGCATCAATGGTGAGTATACTAACGAATTGAAAGCGTATATTACTGCAGGAAAATTACCAGCGGTTGTGTTAGCTGATTTTCGTTCGCGTTTAAAGCAATCGAGTTTCAAGCTTCCGCTTGGCTATACAATCGACTTTGCAGGCGAAACGGCAGCGAGAAATGAAGCGGTCACCAATTTGATCGCTGATGCTGTCATTTTAATTTCGCTGATGGTCTCAATCCTGGTGATCTCGTTTCGTTCGTTTCGAATCGCTTTTATTATTGCATCTGTGGCTGGTTTAGCCGTTGGTCTGGGTCCGGCTGCATTGTGGTATTTTGGCTATCCATTTGGATTCATGGCGATTCTCGGCACCATGGGATTGATGGGGCTTGCCGTCAACGATTCGATTGTGGTGATGGCCGGGATTCGGGCTGATCCTGATGCAAGTCGTGGTGATGTCGCAGCAATTGTAAATGTTGTAAATGGCTGCACCCGGCATGTGCTTTCAACTACGTTCACTACAATTGCGGGGTTCTTGCCTTTAATTCTCAGCGGTGGCGATTTTTGGCCACCCCTGGCAATCACCATTGCAGGTGGTGTGGGGGGAGCGACGCTCTTAGCCCTGTATTTCGTGCCGGCTGCTTATGTCTTGATGAAATTCCGCAATCGTTAA
- a CDS encoding efflux RND transporter periplasmic adaptor subunit, translated as MKTITLKQDQIPDLIERFSGLIKPVRSSDLSFIQAGKVAEVFIDVGSAVKQGEILAQLDDEPFLKKKFNLQSQLTAAQADLNSLNQPKTGQSSEQMVAKINQLRSELDRLETEVKNSLPSSENRDNLNERLKSSEEQIQTLNQKSRQQKITGLTAQIKDLRGQLQEVDATIAACNVTAPFTGVIIDKMIDPGSVVSPGRTVLKIAKIDAYRVWVRLPAEVAETLTLGQELPIEQDQQTIFGQVTAIHPTVDALTQTRTVVLQPRDSKAANSFTAGERVDVLFPTAQQQSGFWLPVSALMKEIAGLWSVYLVETIEEKPTIVRRYVEVIDVGNDRALVLGNLREGMSVVVEGLHRIVPGQIVRHAEQKKTRLKDNKKPEQVPSL; from the coding sequence GTGAAAACGATCACGTTAAAACAAGATCAGATTCCCGATCTCATTGAACGGTTTTCTGGTTTGATCAAGCCGGTTCGTAGTAGTGATTTGAGCTTTATACAAGCGGGTAAGGTAGCAGAGGTGTTCATTGATGTCGGTTCAGCTGTAAAACAGGGCGAGATATTGGCACAATTAGATGATGAGCCTTTCCTCAAGAAAAAATTCAATTTGCAATCGCAATTAACGGCTGCCCAGGCTGACTTAAACTCGCTTAACCAACCAAAGACAGGCCAGAGTAGCGAGCAGATGGTGGCGAAAATCAATCAGTTGCGTAGCGAATTGGACCGACTTGAAACTGAAGTGAAGAACTCGCTTCCCTCGTCTGAAAATAGAGACAATCTCAATGAAAGATTGAAAAGTAGTGAAGAACAAATACAGACCTTGAATCAAAAATCACGTCAGCAAAAAATAACCGGTTTAACAGCACAGATTAAAGATTTAAGAGGACAATTACAGGAAGTTGATGCCACGATTGCAGCTTGTAATGTGACAGCTCCCTTTACAGGTGTGATCATCGACAAAATGATTGATCCGGGAAGCGTTGTTTCTCCAGGTCGAACTGTATTAAAGATTGCAAAGATCGATGCATACCGCGTGTGGGTTCGACTTCCAGCGGAAGTTGCTGAAACTCTCACACTGGGGCAGGAATTACCAATTGAACAAGATCAGCAAACCATTTTCGGGCAAGTTACAGCGATTCACCCTACGGTCGATGCCTTGACACAAACACGGACAGTGGTACTCCAGCCGCGTGACTCGAAGGCGGCCAATTCGTTTACTGCCGGAGAACGGGTTGATGTTTTATTCCCCACTGCGCAACAGCAATCAGGATTTTGGTTACCTGTTTCTGCATTGATGAAAGAAATTGCAGGGTTATGGTCTGTTTATCTGGTGGAGACGATAGAGGAAAAACCGACAATCGTGCGACGCTATGTAGAAGTGATTGACGTTGGTAATGATCGAGCTTTAGTACTTGGAAATTTACGCGAGGGCATGTCTGTTGTCGTCGAAGGACTCCATCGTATTGTACCCGGTCAAATTGTACGTCATGCAGAACAGAAAAAAACGAGATTGAAGGATAACAAAAAACCGGAGCAAGTGCCGAGCCTATGA